CTGACCCGACGCGCCGGCGCCCGGCACGGCGCTATCGCACACCGTAGAACTCATACTGGAGACACACATGCCATTGCTTTCCCGCACCTTGTCCTTCGCGGCGCGCGCCGGCGCCGCACTGGCCTGCGCCTGCGCCGCCGCCACTGCGCAGGCAGCCTGGCCGGACCGGCCCATTACCCTGGTGGTGCCCACCGCGCCGGGCGGCGGCAACGATACGCTGGCGCGCGTGGTGGGCGAAAAAATGGGCGCGGCCCTGGGGCAGCCCATCATCGTGGTGAACAAGGCCGGCGCGCAGGGAGCGATCGCCTGCGAATACGTGGCGCAGGCCGCGCACGACGGCTACACCATCATGCTGGGCTACATCGCCACGCACGGCATCAACCCGGCGCTGCAGCACCTGCGCTATGACCCGGTGGCCGATTTCCAGCCGATCGGCATGATGGCGTCGTCCCCCACCCTGCTGGTGGTGTCCAGCAGCGCCCACATCAATTCGGTGCAGGAACTGATCGCCCAGGCCCGCAAAGACCCCGAAAGCCTCAGCTATGCCTCGGCCGGCCTGGGCACGGCGCCGCACGTGGCGGCCGAGCTGTTCAAGCTGCGCACCGGCATCGAGATGCTGCATGTGCCCTACAAGGGCTCGGCGCCCGCCATGACCGACACGCTGGCCGGCGTGACGCAGGTGATGTTTCCCAGCCTGTTCAGTGCTTATCCGCACCTGGCTTCGGGCAAGGTCAAGGCCCTGGCGCTGGCCGGCGAGCACCGCGCCGAAGCGCTGAAAGACGTGCCCACCCTGGACGAGCTGGGCGTGCCGGGCGTGCACGTGCCGCAGTGGTACGCGCTGTTCGCGCCGGCCGGCACCGACGCGGCCGTCGTGGCGCGGCTGAACGCGGCGCTGAACACGGCCCTGCGCGATCCGGGCGTGATCGACAAGTTCCACGAGCAGGGGGCCGAAGTGCAGTCCGGCACGCCGCAGGCGCTGGGCAGCTTCGTGCAGTCGGAAG
This genomic window from Bordetella petrii contains:
- a CDS encoding Bug family tripartite tricarboxylate transporter substrate binding protein, with protein sequence MPLLSRTLSFAARAGAALACACAAATAQAAWPDRPITLVVPTAPGGGNDTLARVVGEKMGAALGQPIIVVNKAGAQGAIACEYVAQAAHDGYTIMLGYIATHGINPALQHLRYDPVADFQPIGMMASSPTLLVVSSSAHINSVQELIAQARKDPESLSYASAGLGTAPHVAAELFKLRTGIEMLHVPYKGSAPAMTDTLAGVTQVMFPSLFSAYPHLASGKVKALALAGEHRAEALKDVPTLDELGVPGVHVPQWYALFAPAGTDAAVVARLNAALNTALRDPGVIDKFHEQGAEVQSGTPQALGSFVQSEVARWKTVVGKAHLAAAQ